The following proteins are co-located in the Streptomyces bottropensis ATCC 25435 genome:
- the fusA gene encoding elongation factor G: MRSTVTTHADPLTAVRNLGILAHVDAGKTTVTERFLYATGTTHKRGEVHDGTTVTDFDPQERDRGITIFAAAVSCAWDGHRINLIDTPGHVDFADEVERSLRVLDGAIAVFDAVAGVEPQSESVWRQADRHGVPRIAFVNKLDRAGADLDTAVDSIRRRLHPVPLVVQLPIGREDAFLGVVDLLRMRALVWADGDDTAAEVPVPDDLREEARRRRRLLEEAVAELHPLALEEFCAESALSARTLASALRDLTRTGEGVVVLCGSAYRNRGIEPLLDAVVAYLPSPLDVPPVRGTHDGTERERPADATVPLAALAFKVSATATGRLTYLRLYSGTIRKGDTVLDAGTRRTERIGRILRVRADRHAELDHAVAGDIVAVVGLKSARAGTTLCAPAAPLLLEPPSVADPVVSVAVEARRSTDTDRLATALARLAEEDPSLVVRTDPETGQTLLSGMGELHLEVAVEKVRQSHGLDVVVGRPRVAHRETVVRGVSGLVHRHVKQDGGAGQFAHVVLDVAPLEAEGDRAATGFVFRSTVVGGRVPQEYVRAVEAGCRDALTEGPLGGHPVTGLSVTLTDGATHSKDSSEMAFRTAGRFALREAMRVGVMGLLEPVADVTVTVPADAVGGVLGDLAARRGRVSDSEARGGSVVVTATVPMAELFGYATRLRSRTQGRGTFTARPAGYVRAPGTVPVS; this comes from the coding sequence ATGCGCAGCACCGTCACCACCCACGCCGACCCTCTGACCGCCGTCCGCAACCTGGGCATCCTCGCCCACGTCGACGCCGGCAAGACCACCGTCACCGAGCGGTTCCTGTACGCCACGGGGACCACGCACAAGCGCGGAGAGGTCCACGACGGCACCACCGTCACCGACTTCGACCCGCAGGAGCGCGACCGCGGCATCACCATCTTCGCGGCGGCCGTGAGCTGCGCCTGGGACGGGCACCGGATCAACCTGATCGACACCCCGGGCCATGTCGACTTCGCCGACGAGGTGGAGCGTTCGCTCAGGGTGCTCGACGGCGCGATCGCCGTGTTCGACGCGGTCGCCGGGGTCGAGCCGCAGAGCGAGTCGGTGTGGCGGCAGGCCGACCGGCACGGCGTCCCGCGTATCGCCTTCGTCAACAAGCTGGACCGCGCGGGCGCCGACCTCGACACGGCCGTCGACTCGATCCGGCGGCGGCTCCATCCGGTGCCGCTGGTGGTGCAGTTGCCGATCGGCCGGGAGGACGCCTTCCTCGGAGTGGTGGACCTGCTCCGGATGCGGGCGCTGGTCTGGGCGGACGGCGACGACACGGCCGCGGAGGTTCCGGTGCCGGACGACCTGCGGGAGGAGGCGCGACGACGCCGACGGCTGCTGGAGGAGGCGGTGGCGGAACTGCATCCCCTGGCGCTGGAGGAGTTCTGCGCCGAGTCCGCGCTGAGCGCGCGGACGCTGGCCTCGGCGCTGCGCGACCTGACCCGCACGGGTGAGGGCGTGGTCGTGCTGTGCGGCTCGGCCTACCGCAACCGTGGCATCGAACCGCTGCTCGACGCGGTCGTGGCGTATCTGCCCTCGCCGCTGGACGTACCGCCCGTGCGCGGTACGCACGACGGGACGGAGCGGGAGCGCCCGGCCGACGCGACCGTGCCGCTCGCGGCGCTGGCGTTCAAGGTGAGCGCCACGGCCACGGGACGGCTGACCTACCTGCGGCTGTACTCGGGAACGATCCGGAAGGGGGACACCGTGCTGGACGCGGGCACGCGGCGCACCGAGCGGATCGGCCGGATCCTGCGGGTGCGGGCCGACCGGCACGCCGAACTGGACCACGCGGTGGCCGGGGACATCGTCGCGGTGGTCGGGCTGAAGTCGGCCCGCGCGGGCACCACCCTGTGCGCGCCGGCGGCGCCGCTGCTCCTCGAACCCCCGTCCGTCGCCGACCCGGTGGTCTCGGTGGCCGTCGAGGCACGCAGGAGCACCGACACCGACCGGCTCGCGACGGCCCTCGCGCGGCTGGCCGAGGAGGACCCCTCGCTGGTCGTCCGGACCGACCCCGAGACCGGTCAGACCCTGCTGTCCGGCATGGGCGAACTGCATCTGGAGGTGGCGGTGGAGAAGGTCCGGCAGAGCCATGGGCTCGACGTCGTCGTCGGCCGGCCTCGCGTCGCCCATCGCGAGACGGTCGTGCGCGGGGTGTCCGGGCTGGTCCACCGGCACGTCAAACAGGACGGCGGGGCGGGGCAGTTCGCCCATGTCGTCCTCGACGTGGCACCCCTGGAGGCGGAGGGCGACCGTGCTGCCACGGGCTTCGTGTTCCGCTCGACCGTCGTCGGCGGGCGGGTGCCGCAGGAGTACGTCCGCGCGGTCGAGGCCGGCTGCCGGGACGCCCTCACCGAGGGGCCCCTCGGCGGGCACCCGGTGACCGGGCTGAGCGTGACGCTGACGGACGGGGCGACCCACTCCAAGGACTCCTCGGAGATGGCGTTCCGCACGGCCGGGCGGTTCGCGCTGCGGGAGGCCATGCGGGTGGGGGTGATGGGGCTGCTGGAGCCTGTCGCCGATGTCACGGTGACCGTGCCCGCGGATGCCGTGGGCGGGGTGCTCGGGGATCTCGCCGCGCGGCGGGGGCGGGTGTCGGACTCCGAGGCCCGGGGCGGGTCGGTGGTCGTCACCGCGACGGTGCCGATGGCCGAGCTGTTCGGGTACGCGACGCGGTTGCGCAGCCGGACGCAGGGGCGGGGGACGTTCACGGCGCGGCCGGCGGGGTATGTGCGGGCGCCGGGGACGGTGCCGGTGAGTTAG
- a CDS encoding glycoside hydrolase family 43 protein has product MNRTRRAVLALLTSVAALLGLTTALASPAGAAHPAAGQATRYTMTAFTNSSESNMYVYDSPDATGFTLRKGPAYTPPSGMIRDPSIFKHTDGYYYLTYTTRTWSALSTTIGFARSTDRLNWTFLYDYTVPISGLQRAWAPEWFVDTNGSVNIILSASVAADGEYIFKPYKLTATNSALTAWSAPTVLSGIGPNYIDTFVVKVGSTYHAFTKNETTKYIEYATASSLTGPYTIRRTGNWAGFGSGMEGPALVQLDNGGWRIYYDAYGAGQYWYSDSYDGFATWSTPTQLPGLTGFVRHLTVLKETVSGGVTLPTDTTRSLQSVNYTGRYAVTRSDNLGYVDPVTSSSTTAVKQSATLTVVPGLADANCYSFRTSTGRYLRHWDYRIRSDADDGTTVFDKDATYCARPGTASGSVRLESYNYPGRYIRHYNYELRLDTYQATDTFRADSSFTAVSPWA; this is encoded by the coding sequence ACGATGACCGCGTTCACGAACAGCAGCGAGTCGAACATGTACGTCTACGACTCGCCGGACGCGACCGGCTTCACCCTCCGCAAGGGCCCGGCCTACACCCCGCCCTCCGGCATGATCCGCGACCCCAGCATCTTCAAGCACACGGACGGCTACTACTACCTGACCTACACCACGCGCACCTGGTCGGCGCTCTCCACCACCATCGGCTTCGCCCGCTCCACCGACCGCCTCAACTGGACCTTCCTGTACGACTACACGGTCCCGATCAGCGGCCTGCAGCGCGCCTGGGCGCCCGAGTGGTTCGTCGACACCAACGGCAGCGTCAACATCATCCTGTCCGCGTCCGTCGCGGCCGACGGAGAGTACATCTTCAAGCCGTACAAGCTGACGGCCACCAACTCCGCCCTCACCGCCTGGTCCGCGCCCACCGTGCTCTCCGGCATCGGCCCGAACTACATCGACACCTTCGTCGTCAAGGTCGGCTCGACCTACCACGCGTTCACCAAGAACGAGACGACCAAGTACATCGAGTACGCCACCGCCTCCAGCCTCACCGGCCCGTACACCATCCGCAGGACGGGCAACTGGGCGGGCTTCGGCTCCGGGATGGAGGGCCCGGCACTCGTCCAGCTCGACAACGGGGGCTGGCGGATCTACTACGACGCCTACGGCGCGGGGCAGTACTGGTACAGCGACAGCTACGACGGCTTCGCCACCTGGTCGACCCCGACACAGCTCCCGGGCCTCACCGGGTTCGTCCGCCACCTGACGGTCCTCAAGGAGACCGTGTCCGGCGGTGTCACCCTGCCCACCGACACCACCCGCTCCCTGCAGTCCGTCAACTACACCGGCCGCTACGCCGTGACCCGCTCCGACAACCTCGGCTACGTCGACCCGGTGACGTCCTCCAGCACGACCGCCGTCAAGCAGAGCGCCACCCTCACGGTCGTGCCCGGCCTCGCGGACGCCAACTGCTACTCCTTCCGCACCTCCACCGGCCGCTACCTGCGCCACTGGGACTACCGGATCCGCTCCGACGCGGACGACGGCACGACCGTGTTCGACAAGGACGCCACGTACTGCGCCCGCCCGGGCACGGCCTCCGGCTCGGTCCGCCTTGAGTCGTACAACTACCCCGGCCGGTACATCCGCCACTACAACTACGAACTGCGCCTGGACACCTACCAGGCCACGGACACCTTCCGCGCCGACAGCTCCTTCACGGCGGTGAGCCCCTGGGCCTGA